The Neosynechococcus sphagnicola sy1 genome has a window encoding:
- a CDS encoding transposase, producing MGQQSLWDLEQRYEILAQKQDILIRLDSIIPWQEFRPILEQIHDKPRKSNAGRKPTDVLLLFKMLILQQLYNISDESLEYQINDRLSFMRFLHLGIEERVPGCHNRVVISSAIDIAAVTSNPCSSSLIA from the coding sequence ATGGGACAACAAAGCCTTTGGGATCTAGAGCAGCGTTATGAAATCCTAGCCCAGAAACAAGACATCCTGATTCGTCTAGACAGCATTATCCCTTGGCAAGAGTTTCGCCCCATCCTGGAGCAAATTCACGACAAACCTCGCAAAAGCAACGCCGGACGCAAACCCACCGATGTCTTGCTGCTGTTCAAGATGTTGATATTGCAGCAGTTGTACAACATCAGCGACGAATCCTTAGAGTACCAAATCAACGACCGCCTATCGTTCATGCGCTTTCTCCATCTAGGGATTGAAGAGCGCGTTCCCGGATGCCACAACCGTGTGGTTATTTCGTCAGCAATTGACATCGCAGCAGTTACGTCGAACCCTTGTTCGAGCAGTTTGATAGC
- a CDS encoding thermonuclease family protein, with protein sequence MKQVISLLALGIVAATGCFACKVIANPQNITAASGDLWQVVPKRVHDGDTFRVSRNGEELKIRSCGIDAPELKQPLGEASRDYLRSLLNKAGNQVRLKIVDRDRYGRQVAEVFTPDGNLIQEQQARAGMVYVYQKYIHNCPEAQAIIKAEAAARQQRLGVWAKPNAIPPWEWRRTHQ encoded by the coding sequence ATGAAGCAAGTGATTTCTCTGCTAGCCCTTGGCATCGTTGCTGCTACTGGCTGTTTTGCCTGCAAGGTGATTGCTAACCCCCAGAACATTACTGCTGCCAGTGGTGATCTCTGGCAGGTTGTTCCTAAGCGGGTTCATGATGGCGACACTTTCCGGGTCAGCCGCAATGGGGAGGAACTCAAAATTAGGAGTTGTGGCATTGATGCGCCAGAACTGAAGCAACCCTTGGGTGAGGCCAGTCGAGATTATTTGCGATCGCTGCTCAACAAGGCAGGGAATCAGGTGCGGTTAAAGATTGTCGATCGCGATCGCTATGGTCGGCAGGTCGCTGAGGTCTTTACTCCCGATGGCAATCTGATTCAGGAACAACAGGCCAGGGCAGGCATGGTCTATGTTTACCAGAAATATATTCATAATTGCCCAGAGGCTCAGGCAATTATCAAAGCCGAGGCGGCTGCCCGTCAGCAACGTTTGGGGGTGTGGGCAAAACCAAATGCCATCCCACCGTGGGAGTGGCGTAGAACTCATCAATAA
- a CDS encoding pilus assembly FimT family protein, giving the protein MPPMNLGMDVRTKGFTLVEILITLTVLGVLAAIVAPNLLGLLNRQRMNAVRGEILLALEQAQSNAKTTGSDQVVRFDTTADPPRYSIGTSWRNFNGISAGQIRLVTTAPSIQFNHQGLPDQEVIPFIATVSLVNFPNSKKCVMVKTLLGAMGTYEDSQCD; this is encoded by the coding sequence ATGCCCCCAATGAATTTGGGCATGGATGTGAGAACCAAAGGCTTTACCCTGGTTGAAATTCTGATTACACTCACGGTTCTGGGGGTGCTGGCTGCCATTGTCGCCCCAAACTTGCTTGGACTTTTAAACAGACAACGGATGAATGCCGTGCGAGGGGAAATCTTACTGGCGTTGGAGCAAGCGCAGTCAAATGCCAAAACAACGGGGTCAGATCAAGTGGTGAGGTTTGACACCACCGCTGACCCTCCCCGATACAGCATCGGCACAAGCTGGAGAAACTTTAATGGCATTAGTGCGGGTCAGATCCGGTTGGTCACCACTGCCCCATCGATCCAATTCAATCACCAGGGCTTACCTGATCAGGAGGTGATTCCCTTCATCGCCACAGTGTCTCTGGTGAATTTTCCTAACTCCAAAAAGTGTGTGATGGTCAAGACTTTGTTGGGGGCGATGGGAACTTACGAAGATAGCCAGTGTGACTAA
- a CDS encoding DUF7219 family protein produces the protein MSEDKPPDKDDFLNPRSRYYGEFSPQNLVFNANLQEFANKVGLICALETGGKVSSQEAFEQIKALWKNLKSSRKGLKIDPPLPDDAV, from the coding sequence TGTCTGAGGATAAGCCACCTGATAAGGATGATTTTCTTAATCCCCGCAGTCGATATTACGGTGAGTTTTCCCCCCAGAATCTGGTTTTCAACGCCAATCTACAGGAATTTGCGAACAAGGTAGGTTTGATTTGTGCCCTGGAGACAGGCGGTAAGGTTTCATCTCAAGAAGCATTCGAGCAAATCAAAGCGTTGTGGAAAAACCTCAAGAGCAGTCGAAAGGGCTTGAAAATTGACCCTCCTCTCCCAGATGATGCTGTTTAA